One genomic window of Leopardus geoffroyi isolate Oge1 chromosome C3, O.geoffroyi_Oge1_pat1.0, whole genome shotgun sequence includes the following:
- the PUF60 gene encoding poly(U)-binding-splicing factor PUF60 isoform X13, with translation MATATIALQVNGQQGGGSEPAAAAAAAAAAVVAAGDKWKPPQGTDSIKMENGQNTTAKLGLPPLTPEQQEALQKVRVYLLGNQGTAGAGSRWRRKAHLPQAGPPSAPHCLLPQAKKYAMEQSIKSVLVKQTIAHQQQQLTNLQMAAVTMGFGDPLSPLQSMAAQRQRALAIMCRVYVGSIYYELGEDTIRQAFAPFGPIKSIDMSWDSVTMKHKGFAFVEYEVPEAAQLALEQMNSVMLGGRNIKVGRPSNIGQAQPIIDQLAEEARAFNRIYVASVHQDLSDDDIKSVFEAFGKIKSCTLARDPTTGKHKGYGFIEYEKAQSSQDAVSSMNLFDLGGQYLRVGKAVTPPMPLLTPATPGGLPPAAAVAAAAATAKITAQEAVAGAAVLGTLATPGLVSPALTLAQPLGALPQAVMAAQAPGVITGVTPARPPIPVTIPSVGVVNPILASPPTLGLLEPKKEKEEEELFPESERPEMLSEQEHMSISGSSARHMVMQKLLRKQESTVMVLRNMVDPKDIDDDLEGEVTEECGKFGAVNRVIIYQEKQGEEEDAEIIVKIFVEFSIASETHKAIQALNGRWFAGRKVVAEVYDQERFDNSDLSA, from the exons ATGGCGACGGCGACCATAGCTCTC CAGGTCAATGGCCAGCAAGGAGGGGGGTCCgagccggcggcggcggcggcagcggcggcggcggcagtggTGGCAGCGGGAGACAAATGGAAACCTCCACAG GGGACGGACTCCATCAAGATGGAGAACGGGCAGAACACAACCGCGAAGCTGGGACTGCCTCCTCTGACGCCCGAGCAGCAAGAGGCCCTCCAGAAGGTGAGAGTGTACCTGCTGGGGAACCAGGGCACagcgggggcggggagcagatGGCGGAGGAAAGCGCATCTCCCGCAGGCCGGGCCCCCCAGTGCTCCTCACTGCCTTCTCCCGCAGGCCAAGAAGTACGCCATGGAGCAGAGCATCAAGAGCGTGCTGGTGAAGCAGACCATCGCGCACCAGCAACAGCAGCTCACCAACCTGCAG ATGGCAGCAGTGACAATGGGCTTTGGAGATCCTCTCTCACCTTTGCAATCG ATGGCAGCTCAGCGGCAGCGGGCGCTGGCCATCATGTGTCGGGTCTACGTGGGTTCCATCTACTATGAGCTTGGGGAGGACACCATTCGCCAGGCTTTTGCTCCCTTCGGACCCATCAAGAGCATTGACATGTCCTGGGACTCCGTCACCATGAAGCACAAG GGCTTTGCCTTTGTGGAGTACGAGGTCCCAGAAGCTGCGCAGCTCGCCTTGGAGCAGATGAACTCAGTGATGCTAGGAGGCAGGAACATCAAG gtGGGCAGACCCAGCAATATAGGGCAGGCCCAGCCTATCATAGACCAGCTGGCTGAGGAGGCGCGAGCTTTCAACCGCATCTACGTGGCTTCTGTGCACCAGGATCTTTCCGACGATGACATCAAGAGCGTATTTGAGGCCTTTGGCAAGATCAAATCTTGCACGCTGGCCCGGGACCCCACAACTGGCAAGCACAAGGGTTATGGGTTCATTG AGTATGAGAAGGCCCAGTCATCCCAGGATGCCGTGTCTTCCATGAACCTGTTTGATCTGGGTGGCCAGTACTTGCGGGTGGGCAAGGCTGTCACACCCCCCATGCCCCTGCTTACACCTGCCACACCCGGAGGCCTCCCACCTGCTGCTGCCGTGGCCGCAGCTGCAGCCACAGCCAAGATCACAGCTCAG GAAGCCGTGGCTGGAGCAGCGGTGCTGGGTACCCTGGCCACTCCTGGACTGGTGTCCCCTGCACTGACTCTGGCCCAGCCTCTGGGGGCTTTGCCCCAGGCTGTCATGGCTGCCCAGGCGCCAGGAGTCATCACAG GTGTGACCCCAGCCCGGCCTCCCATTCCGGTCACCATCCCCTCTGTGGGAGTGGTGAACCCCATCCTGGCCAGCCCCCCAACGCTGGGTCTCCTGGAGcccaagaaggagaaggaggaggaggagctctTTCCTGAGTCGGAGCGGCCAGAGATGCTCAGCGAGCAGGAGCACATGAGCATCTCCGGTAGTAGCGCCCGCCACATGGTGATGCAGAAGCTGCTCCGAAAGCAGGAG tCCACGGTGATGGTTCTGCGTAACATGGTGGACCCCAAGGACATCGACGATGACCTGGAGGGGGAGGTGACCGAGGAGTGTGGCAAGTTTGGTGCTGTGAACCGTGTCATCATATACCAGGAGAAGCAGGGCGAGGAGGAGGACGCAGAGATCATCGTCAAGATTTTTGTGGAGTTTTCCATAGCCTCCGAGACTCACAAGGCCATCCAGGCCCTCAATGGGCGCTGGTTTGCTGGCCGCAAGGTGGTGGCTGAAGTGTATGACCAGGAGCGTTTTGATAACAGTGACCTTTCTGCGTGA
- the PUF60 gene encoding poly(U)-binding-splicing factor PUF60 isoform X3 produces the protein MATATIALQVNGQQGGGSEPAAAAAAAAAAVVAAGDKWKPPQGTDSIKMENGQNTTAKLGLPPLTPEQQEALQKAKKYAMEQSIKSVLVKQTIAHQQQQLTNLQMAAVTMGFGDPLSPLQSMAAQRQRALAIMCRVYVGSIYYELGEDTIRQAFAPFGPIKSIDMSWDSVTMKHKGFAFVEYEVPEAAQLALEQMNSVMLGGRNIKVGRPSNIGQAQPIIDQLAEEARAFNRIYVASVHQDLSDDDIKSVFEAFGKIKSCTLARDPTTGKHKGYGFIEYEKAQSSQDAVSSMNLFDLGGQYLRVGKAVTPPMPLLTPATPGGLPPAAAVAAAAATAKITAQEAVAGAAVLGTLATPGLVSPALTLAQPLGALPQAVMAAQAPGVITGVTPARPPIPVTIPSVGVVNPILASPPTLGLLEPKKEKEEEELFPESERPEMLSEQEHMSISGSSARHMVMQKLLRKQESTVMVLRNMVDPKDIDDDLEGEVTEECGKFGAVNRVIIYQEKQGEEEDAEIIVKIFVEFSIASETHKAIQALNGRWFAGRKVVAEVYDQERFDNSDLSA, from the exons ATGGCGACGGCGACCATAGCTCTC CAGGTCAATGGCCAGCAAGGAGGGGGGTCCgagccggcggcggcggcggcagcggcggcggcggcagtggTGGCAGCGGGAGACAAATGGAAACCTCCACAG GGGACGGACTCCATCAAGATGGAGAACGGGCAGAACACAACCGCGAAGCTGGGACTGCCTCCTCTGACGCCCGAGCAGCAAGAGGCCCTCCAGAAG GCCAAGAAGTACGCCATGGAGCAGAGCATCAAGAGCGTGCTGGTGAAGCAGACCATCGCGCACCAGCAACAGCAGCTCACCAACCTGCAG ATGGCAGCAGTGACAATGGGCTTTGGAGATCCTCTCTCACCTTTGCAATCG ATGGCAGCTCAGCGGCAGCGGGCGCTGGCCATCATGTGTCGGGTCTACGTGGGTTCCATCTACTATGAGCTTGGGGAGGACACCATTCGCCAGGCTTTTGCTCCCTTCGGACCCATCAAGAGCATTGACATGTCCTGGGACTCCGTCACCATGAAGCACAAG GGCTTTGCCTTTGTGGAGTACGAGGTCCCAGAAGCTGCGCAGCTCGCCTTGGAGCAGATGAACTCAGTGATGCTAGGAGGCAGGAACATCAAG gtGGGCAGACCCAGCAATATAGGGCAGGCCCAGCCTATCATAGACCAGCTGGCTGAGGAGGCGCGAGCTTTCAACCGCATCTACGTGGCTTCTGTGCACCAGGATCTTTCCGACGATGACATCAAGAGCGTATTTGAGGCCTTTGGCAAGATCAAATCTTGCACGCTGGCCCGGGACCCCACAACTGGCAAGCACAAGGGTTATGGGTTCATTG AGTATGAGAAGGCCCAGTCATCCCAGGATGCCGTGTCTTCCATGAACCTGTTTGATCTGGGTGGCCAGTACTTGCGGGTGGGCAAGGCTGTCACACCCCCCATGCCCCTGCTTACACCTGCCACACCCGGAGGCCTCCCACCTGCTGCTGCCGTGGCCGCAGCTGCAGCCACAGCCAAGATCACAGCTCAG GAAGCCGTGGCTGGAGCAGCGGTGCTGGGTACCCTGGCCACTCCTGGACTGGTGTCCCCTGCACTGACTCTGGCCCAGCCTCTGGGGGCTTTGCCCCAGGCTGTCATGGCTGCCCAGGCGCCAGGAGTCATCACAG GTGTGACCCCAGCCCGGCCTCCCATTCCGGTCACCATCCCCTCTGTGGGAGTGGTGAACCCCATCCTGGCCAGCCCCCCAACGCTGGGTCTCCTGGAGcccaagaaggagaaggaggaggaggagctctTTCCTGAGTCGGAGCGGCCAGAGATGCTCAGCGAGCAGGAGCACATGAGCATCTCCGGTAGTAGCGCCCGCCACATGGTGATGCAGAAGCTGCTCCGAAAGCAGGAG tCCACGGTGATGGTTCTGCGTAACATGGTGGACCCCAAGGACATCGACGATGACCTGGAGGGGGAGGTGACCGAGGAGTGTGGCAAGTTTGGTGCTGTGAACCGTGTCATCATATACCAGGAGAAGCAGGGCGAGGAGGAGGACGCAGAGATCATCGTCAAGATTTTTGTGGAGTTTTCCATAGCCTCCGAGACTCACAAGGCCATCCAGGCCCTCAATGGGCGCTGGTTTGCTGGCCGCAAGGTGGTGGCTGAAGTGTATGACCAGGAGCGTTTTGATAACAGTGACCTTTCTGCGTGA
- the PUF60 gene encoding poly(U)-binding-splicing factor PUF60 isoform X9 codes for MATATIALGTDSIKMENGQNTTAKLGLPPLTPEQQEALQKAKKYAMEQSIKSVLVKQTIAHQQQQLTNLQMAAQRQRALAIMCRVYVGSIYYELGEDTIRQAFAPFGPIKSIDMSWDSVTMKHKGFAFVEYEVPEAAQLALEQMNSVMLGGRNIKVGRPSNIGQAQPIIDQLAEEARAFNRIYVASVHQDLSDDDIKSVFEAFGKIKSCTLARDPTTGKHKGYGFIEYEKAQSSQDAVSSMNLFDLGGQYLRVGKAVTPPMPLLTPATPGGLPPAAAVAAAAATAKITAQEAVAGAAVLGTLATPGLVSPALTLAQPLGALPQAVMAAQAPGVITGVTPARPPIPVTIPSVGVVNPILASPPTLGLLEPKKEKEEEELFPESERPEMLSEQEHMSISGSSARHMVMQKLLRKQESTVMVLRNMVDPKDIDDDLEGEVTEECGKFGAVNRVIIYQEKQGEEEDAEIIVKIFVEFSIASETHKAIQALNGRWFAGRKVVAEVYDQERFDNSDLSA; via the exons ATGGCGACGGCGACCATAGCTCTC GGGACGGACTCCATCAAGATGGAGAACGGGCAGAACACAACCGCGAAGCTGGGACTGCCTCCTCTGACGCCCGAGCAGCAAGAGGCCCTCCAGAAG GCCAAGAAGTACGCCATGGAGCAGAGCATCAAGAGCGTGCTGGTGAAGCAGACCATCGCGCACCAGCAACAGCAGCTCACCAACCTGCAG ATGGCAGCTCAGCGGCAGCGGGCGCTGGCCATCATGTGTCGGGTCTACGTGGGTTCCATCTACTATGAGCTTGGGGAGGACACCATTCGCCAGGCTTTTGCTCCCTTCGGACCCATCAAGAGCATTGACATGTCCTGGGACTCCGTCACCATGAAGCACAAG GGCTTTGCCTTTGTGGAGTACGAGGTCCCAGAAGCTGCGCAGCTCGCCTTGGAGCAGATGAACTCAGTGATGCTAGGAGGCAGGAACATCAAG gtGGGCAGACCCAGCAATATAGGGCAGGCCCAGCCTATCATAGACCAGCTGGCTGAGGAGGCGCGAGCTTTCAACCGCATCTACGTGGCTTCTGTGCACCAGGATCTTTCCGACGATGACATCAAGAGCGTATTTGAGGCCTTTGGCAAGATCAAATCTTGCACGCTGGCCCGGGACCCCACAACTGGCAAGCACAAGGGTTATGGGTTCATTG AGTATGAGAAGGCCCAGTCATCCCAGGATGCCGTGTCTTCCATGAACCTGTTTGATCTGGGTGGCCAGTACTTGCGGGTGGGCAAGGCTGTCACACCCCCCATGCCCCTGCTTACACCTGCCACACCCGGAGGCCTCCCACCTGCTGCTGCCGTGGCCGCAGCTGCAGCCACAGCCAAGATCACAGCTCAG GAAGCCGTGGCTGGAGCAGCGGTGCTGGGTACCCTGGCCACTCCTGGACTGGTGTCCCCTGCACTGACTCTGGCCCAGCCTCTGGGGGCTTTGCCCCAGGCTGTCATGGCTGCCCAGGCGCCAGGAGTCATCACAG GTGTGACCCCAGCCCGGCCTCCCATTCCGGTCACCATCCCCTCTGTGGGAGTGGTGAACCCCATCCTGGCCAGCCCCCCAACGCTGGGTCTCCTGGAGcccaagaaggagaaggaggaggaggagctctTTCCTGAGTCGGAGCGGCCAGAGATGCTCAGCGAGCAGGAGCACATGAGCATCTCCGGTAGTAGCGCCCGCCACATGGTGATGCAGAAGCTGCTCCGAAAGCAGGAG tCCACGGTGATGGTTCTGCGTAACATGGTGGACCCCAAGGACATCGACGATGACCTGGAGGGGGAGGTGACCGAGGAGTGTGGCAAGTTTGGTGCTGTGAACCGTGTCATCATATACCAGGAGAAGCAGGGCGAGGAGGAGGACGCAGAGATCATCGTCAAGATTTTTGTGGAGTTTTCCATAGCCTCCGAGACTCACAAGGCCATCCAGGCCCTCAATGGGCGCTGGTTTGCTGGCCGCAAGGTGGTGGCTGAAGTGTATGACCAGGAGCGTTTTGATAACAGTGACCTTTCTGCGTGA
- the PUF60 gene encoding poly(U)-binding-splicing factor PUF60 isoform X8, which translates to MATATIALGTDSIKMENGQNTTAKLGLPPLTPEQQEALQKAKKYAMEQSIKSVLVKQTIAHQQQQLTNLQMAAVTMGFGDPLSPLQSMAAQRQRALAIMCRVYVGSIYYELGEDTIRQAFAPFGPIKSIDMSWDSVTMKHKGFAFVEYEVPEAAQLALEQMNSVMLGGRNIKVGRPSNIGQAQPIIDQLAEEARAFNRIYVASVHQDLSDDDIKSVFEAFGKIKSCTLARDPTTGKHKGYGFIEYEKAQSSQDAVSSMNLFDLGGQYLRVGKAVTPPMPLLTPATPGGLPPAAAVAAAAATAKITAQEAVAGAAVLGTLATPGLVSPALTLAQPLGALPQAVMAAQAPGVITGVTPARPPIPVTIPSVGVVNPILASPPTLGLLEPKKEKEEEELFPESERPEMLSEQEHMSISGSSARHMVMQKLLRKQESTVMVLRNMVDPKDIDDDLEGEVTEECGKFGAVNRVIIYQEKQGEEEDAEIIVKIFVEFSIASETHKAIQALNGRWFAGRKVVAEVYDQERFDNSDLSA; encoded by the exons ATGGCGACGGCGACCATAGCTCTC GGGACGGACTCCATCAAGATGGAGAACGGGCAGAACACAACCGCGAAGCTGGGACTGCCTCCTCTGACGCCCGAGCAGCAAGAGGCCCTCCAGAAG GCCAAGAAGTACGCCATGGAGCAGAGCATCAAGAGCGTGCTGGTGAAGCAGACCATCGCGCACCAGCAACAGCAGCTCACCAACCTGCAG ATGGCAGCAGTGACAATGGGCTTTGGAGATCCTCTCTCACCTTTGCAATCG ATGGCAGCTCAGCGGCAGCGGGCGCTGGCCATCATGTGTCGGGTCTACGTGGGTTCCATCTACTATGAGCTTGGGGAGGACACCATTCGCCAGGCTTTTGCTCCCTTCGGACCCATCAAGAGCATTGACATGTCCTGGGACTCCGTCACCATGAAGCACAAG GGCTTTGCCTTTGTGGAGTACGAGGTCCCAGAAGCTGCGCAGCTCGCCTTGGAGCAGATGAACTCAGTGATGCTAGGAGGCAGGAACATCAAG gtGGGCAGACCCAGCAATATAGGGCAGGCCCAGCCTATCATAGACCAGCTGGCTGAGGAGGCGCGAGCTTTCAACCGCATCTACGTGGCTTCTGTGCACCAGGATCTTTCCGACGATGACATCAAGAGCGTATTTGAGGCCTTTGGCAAGATCAAATCTTGCACGCTGGCCCGGGACCCCACAACTGGCAAGCACAAGGGTTATGGGTTCATTG AGTATGAGAAGGCCCAGTCATCCCAGGATGCCGTGTCTTCCATGAACCTGTTTGATCTGGGTGGCCAGTACTTGCGGGTGGGCAAGGCTGTCACACCCCCCATGCCCCTGCTTACACCTGCCACACCCGGAGGCCTCCCACCTGCTGCTGCCGTGGCCGCAGCTGCAGCCACAGCCAAGATCACAGCTCAG GAAGCCGTGGCTGGAGCAGCGGTGCTGGGTACCCTGGCCACTCCTGGACTGGTGTCCCCTGCACTGACTCTGGCCCAGCCTCTGGGGGCTTTGCCCCAGGCTGTCATGGCTGCCCAGGCGCCAGGAGTCATCACAG GTGTGACCCCAGCCCGGCCTCCCATTCCGGTCACCATCCCCTCTGTGGGAGTGGTGAACCCCATCCTGGCCAGCCCCCCAACGCTGGGTCTCCTGGAGcccaagaaggagaaggaggaggaggagctctTTCCTGAGTCGGAGCGGCCAGAGATGCTCAGCGAGCAGGAGCACATGAGCATCTCCGGTAGTAGCGCCCGCCACATGGTGATGCAGAAGCTGCTCCGAAAGCAGGAG tCCACGGTGATGGTTCTGCGTAACATGGTGGACCCCAAGGACATCGACGATGACCTGGAGGGGGAGGTGACCGAGGAGTGTGGCAAGTTTGGTGCTGTGAACCGTGTCATCATATACCAGGAGAAGCAGGGCGAGGAGGAGGACGCAGAGATCATCGTCAAGATTTTTGTGGAGTTTTCCATAGCCTCCGAGACTCACAAGGCCATCCAGGCCCTCAATGGGCGCTGGTTTGCTGGCCGCAAGGTGGTGGCTGAAGTGTATGACCAGGAGCGTTTTGATAACAGTGACCTTTCTGCGTGA
- the PUF60 gene encoding poly(U)-binding-splicing factor PUF60 isoform X7 translates to MATATIALVNGQQGGGSEPAAAAAAAAAAVVAAGDKWKPPQGTDSIKMENGQNTTAKLGLPPLTPEQQEALQKAKKYAMEQSIKSVLVKQTIAHQQQQLTNLQMAAQRQRALAIMCRVYVGSIYYELGEDTIRQAFAPFGPIKSIDMSWDSVTMKHKGFAFVEYEVPEAAQLALEQMNSVMLGGRNIKVGRPSNIGQAQPIIDQLAEEARAFNRIYVASVHQDLSDDDIKSVFEAFGKIKSCTLARDPTTGKHKGYGFIEYEKAQSSQDAVSSMNLFDLGGQYLRVGKAVTPPMPLLTPATPGGLPPAAAVAAAAATAKITAQEAVAGAAVLGTLATPGLVSPALTLAQPLGALPQAVMAAQAPGVITGVTPARPPIPVTIPSVGVVNPILASPPTLGLLEPKKEKEEEELFPESERPEMLSEQEHMSISGSSARHMVMQKLLRKQESTVMVLRNMVDPKDIDDDLEGEVTEECGKFGAVNRVIIYQEKQGEEEDAEIIVKIFVEFSIASETHKAIQALNGRWFAGRKVVAEVYDQERFDNSDLSA, encoded by the exons ATGGCGACGGCGACCATAGCTCTC GTCAATGGCCAGCAAGGAGGGGGGTCCgagccggcggcggcggcggcagcggcggcggcggcagtggTGGCAGCGGGAGACAAATGGAAACCTCCACAG GGGACGGACTCCATCAAGATGGAGAACGGGCAGAACACAACCGCGAAGCTGGGACTGCCTCCTCTGACGCCCGAGCAGCAAGAGGCCCTCCAGAAG GCCAAGAAGTACGCCATGGAGCAGAGCATCAAGAGCGTGCTGGTGAAGCAGACCATCGCGCACCAGCAACAGCAGCTCACCAACCTGCAG ATGGCAGCTCAGCGGCAGCGGGCGCTGGCCATCATGTGTCGGGTCTACGTGGGTTCCATCTACTATGAGCTTGGGGAGGACACCATTCGCCAGGCTTTTGCTCCCTTCGGACCCATCAAGAGCATTGACATGTCCTGGGACTCCGTCACCATGAAGCACAAG GGCTTTGCCTTTGTGGAGTACGAGGTCCCAGAAGCTGCGCAGCTCGCCTTGGAGCAGATGAACTCAGTGATGCTAGGAGGCAGGAACATCAAG gtGGGCAGACCCAGCAATATAGGGCAGGCCCAGCCTATCATAGACCAGCTGGCTGAGGAGGCGCGAGCTTTCAACCGCATCTACGTGGCTTCTGTGCACCAGGATCTTTCCGACGATGACATCAAGAGCGTATTTGAGGCCTTTGGCAAGATCAAATCTTGCACGCTGGCCCGGGACCCCACAACTGGCAAGCACAAGGGTTATGGGTTCATTG AGTATGAGAAGGCCCAGTCATCCCAGGATGCCGTGTCTTCCATGAACCTGTTTGATCTGGGTGGCCAGTACTTGCGGGTGGGCAAGGCTGTCACACCCCCCATGCCCCTGCTTACACCTGCCACACCCGGAGGCCTCCCACCTGCTGCTGCCGTGGCCGCAGCTGCAGCCACAGCCAAGATCACAGCTCAG GAAGCCGTGGCTGGAGCAGCGGTGCTGGGTACCCTGGCCACTCCTGGACTGGTGTCCCCTGCACTGACTCTGGCCCAGCCTCTGGGGGCTTTGCCCCAGGCTGTCATGGCTGCCCAGGCGCCAGGAGTCATCACAG GTGTGACCCCAGCCCGGCCTCCCATTCCGGTCACCATCCCCTCTGTGGGAGTGGTGAACCCCATCCTGGCCAGCCCCCCAACGCTGGGTCTCCTGGAGcccaagaaggagaaggaggaggaggagctctTTCCTGAGTCGGAGCGGCCAGAGATGCTCAGCGAGCAGGAGCACATGAGCATCTCCGGTAGTAGCGCCCGCCACATGGTGATGCAGAAGCTGCTCCGAAAGCAGGAG tCCACGGTGATGGTTCTGCGTAACATGGTGGACCCCAAGGACATCGACGATGACCTGGAGGGGGAGGTGACCGAGGAGTGTGGCAAGTTTGGTGCTGTGAACCGTGTCATCATATACCAGGAGAAGCAGGGCGAGGAGGAGGACGCAGAGATCATCGTCAAGATTTTTGTGGAGTTTTCCATAGCCTCCGAGACTCACAAGGCCATCCAGGCCCTCAATGGGCGCTGGTTTGCTGGCCGCAAGGTGGTGGCTGAAGTGTATGACCAGGAGCGTTTTGATAACAGTGACCTTTCTGCGTGA
- the PUF60 gene encoding poly(U)-binding-splicing factor PUF60 isoform X6: MATATIALQVNGQQGGGSEPAAAAAAAAAAVVAAGDKWKPPQGTDSIKMENGQNTTAKLGLPPLTPEQQEALQKAKKYAMEQSIKSVLVKQTIAHQQQQLTNLQMAAQRQRALAIMCRVYVGSIYYELGEDTIRQAFAPFGPIKSIDMSWDSVTMKHKGFAFVEYEVPEAAQLALEQMNSVMLGGRNIKVGRPSNIGQAQPIIDQLAEEARAFNRIYVASVHQDLSDDDIKSVFEAFGKIKSCTLARDPTTGKHKGYGFIEYEKAQSSQDAVSSMNLFDLGGQYLRVGKAVTPPMPLLTPATPGGLPPAAAVAAAAATAKITAQEAVAGAAVLGTLATPGLVSPALTLAQPLGALPQAVMAAQAPGVITGVTPARPPIPVTIPSVGVVNPILASPPTLGLLEPKKEKEEEELFPESERPEMLSEQEHMSISGSSARHMVMQKLLRKQESTVMVLRNMVDPKDIDDDLEGEVTEECGKFGAVNRVIIYQEKQGEEEDAEIIVKIFVEFSIASETHKAIQALNGRWFAGRKVVAEVYDQERFDNSDLSA, translated from the exons ATGGCGACGGCGACCATAGCTCTC CAGGTCAATGGCCAGCAAGGAGGGGGGTCCgagccggcggcggcggcggcagcggcggcggcggcagtggTGGCAGCGGGAGACAAATGGAAACCTCCACAG GGGACGGACTCCATCAAGATGGAGAACGGGCAGAACACAACCGCGAAGCTGGGACTGCCTCCTCTGACGCCCGAGCAGCAAGAGGCCCTCCAGAAG GCCAAGAAGTACGCCATGGAGCAGAGCATCAAGAGCGTGCTGGTGAAGCAGACCATCGCGCACCAGCAACAGCAGCTCACCAACCTGCAG ATGGCAGCTCAGCGGCAGCGGGCGCTGGCCATCATGTGTCGGGTCTACGTGGGTTCCATCTACTATGAGCTTGGGGAGGACACCATTCGCCAGGCTTTTGCTCCCTTCGGACCCATCAAGAGCATTGACATGTCCTGGGACTCCGTCACCATGAAGCACAAG GGCTTTGCCTTTGTGGAGTACGAGGTCCCAGAAGCTGCGCAGCTCGCCTTGGAGCAGATGAACTCAGTGATGCTAGGAGGCAGGAACATCAAG gtGGGCAGACCCAGCAATATAGGGCAGGCCCAGCCTATCATAGACCAGCTGGCTGAGGAGGCGCGAGCTTTCAACCGCATCTACGTGGCTTCTGTGCACCAGGATCTTTCCGACGATGACATCAAGAGCGTATTTGAGGCCTTTGGCAAGATCAAATCTTGCACGCTGGCCCGGGACCCCACAACTGGCAAGCACAAGGGTTATGGGTTCATTG AGTATGAGAAGGCCCAGTCATCCCAGGATGCCGTGTCTTCCATGAACCTGTTTGATCTGGGTGGCCAGTACTTGCGGGTGGGCAAGGCTGTCACACCCCCCATGCCCCTGCTTACACCTGCCACACCCGGAGGCCTCCCACCTGCTGCTGCCGTGGCCGCAGCTGCAGCCACAGCCAAGATCACAGCTCAG GAAGCCGTGGCTGGAGCAGCGGTGCTGGGTACCCTGGCCACTCCTGGACTGGTGTCCCCTGCACTGACTCTGGCCCAGCCTCTGGGGGCTTTGCCCCAGGCTGTCATGGCTGCCCAGGCGCCAGGAGTCATCACAG GTGTGACCCCAGCCCGGCCTCCCATTCCGGTCACCATCCCCTCTGTGGGAGTGGTGAACCCCATCCTGGCCAGCCCCCCAACGCTGGGTCTCCTGGAGcccaagaaggagaaggaggaggaggagctctTTCCTGAGTCGGAGCGGCCAGAGATGCTCAGCGAGCAGGAGCACATGAGCATCTCCGGTAGTAGCGCCCGCCACATGGTGATGCAGAAGCTGCTCCGAAAGCAGGAG tCCACGGTGATGGTTCTGCGTAACATGGTGGACCCCAAGGACATCGACGATGACCTGGAGGGGGAGGTGACCGAGGAGTGTGGCAAGTTTGGTGCTGTGAACCGTGTCATCATATACCAGGAGAAGCAGGGCGAGGAGGAGGACGCAGAGATCATCGTCAAGATTTTTGTGGAGTTTTCCATAGCCTCCGAGACTCACAAGGCCATCCAGGCCCTCAATGGGCGCTGGTTTGCTGGCCGCAAGGTGGTGGCTGAAGTGTATGACCAGGAGCGTTTTGATAACAGTGACCTTTCTGCGTGA